The sequence GAAAATTTACGCGCAGCGCTTGCCGATCTGGAAATGCCCATTTTATGGATTACTGGCAAAAAAGATAAGAAATTTTCCTTAATTGCTAAGCAGCTTATATTCAAAAATTCCTCTTCCAAATGGGTTGTTATTGAGGATGCAGGCCATAGAGTGCCTTGGGAGCAGCCGCAATCTTTCCAAAAAGTAGTTTACAGTTTTCTAAAAGAGGATTAAATTTGACTATTCTTAAACCTACAGAGAGAATAAAATGTTTTGTACTGAAGTGTGGAACCCAATTGCCACTTTTGAAGATATTAAATTAGAAAAAACAGATGACGGGGTTGCTAAAATTACGATTAACCGTCCCCATGTGCGTAATGCTTTTCGTCCCGAAACTGTTAAAGAAATGACTGAAGCCTTTTCAATGTGCCGTGAAGATCCTGAAGTCGGTGTTATCATTTTGACAGGTGAGGGCAGAGAAGCTTTTTGCTCAGGCGGTGATCAAAAAATCCGTGGCAAGGAAGGCTATATAGGTCAAGATGGGGTACCAAGACTTAATGTCCTTGATCTACAAAAACAAATTCGCACCTTGCCAAAGCCTGTCATTGCAATGGTCGCAGGTTACGCGATCGGTGGGGGGCACGTTTTGCACATTGTATGCGACTTAACTATTGCTGCAGATAATGCGCGATTTGGACAAACTGGACCTAAAGTTGGCTCTTTTGACGGTGGACTTGGGGCGAGCTACTTAGCTCGCATCGTAGGCCAGAAAAAAGCACGCGAAATCTGGTTTTTATGTCGTCAGTATGATGCTCAAGAGGCATTAAATATGGGGCTTGTCAATTGTGTTGTCCCTTATGAACAGCTTGAATGCGAAACTCTAAAATGGTGTCGCGAAATGCTCCTGCACTCTCCTTTAGCACTGCGTTGTCTTAAAGCTTCTTTAAATGCTGATTGCGATGGACAAATGGGGCTTTTGGATTTAGCTGGAAATGCGACTCTGCTTTACTACATGACGGAAGAAGCTAAGGAAGGTAAGCAAGCGTTTATTGAAAAA is a genomic window of Chlamydiales bacterium STE3 containing:
- a CDS encoding 1,4-Dihydroxy-2-naphthoyl-CoA synthase (Product derived from UniProtKB/Swiss-Prot:Q9CLV5;Gene name derived from UniProtKB/Swiss-Prot:Q9CLV5;EC number derived from UniProtKB/Swiss-Prot:Q9CLV5), encoding MFCTEVWNPIATFEDIKLEKTDDGVAKITINRPHVRNAFRPETVKEMTEAFSMCREDPEVGVIILTGEGREAFCSGGDQKIRGKEGYIGQDGVPRLNVLDLQKQIRTLPKPVIAMVAGYAIGGGHVLHIVCDLTIAADNARFGQTGPKVGSFDGGLGASYLARIVGQKKAREIWFLCRQYDAQEALNMGLVNCVVPYEQLECETLKWCREMLLHSPLALRCLKASLNADCDGQMGLLDLAGNATLLYYMTEEAKEGKQAFIEKRQPNFSQFQRLP